Part of the Halalkalibacter krulwichiae genome is shown below.
ATTCTGTGTATCGATTCATAAGAGAAGACAAAGGAGAAGCAGAACAATATCAGCTTCCACCTTTATTGTTAGCTCAGTTAAAGTATGGGATGGAGCATGAGATGGTGACAACGCCTAGTGACTTTTTTAATCGAAGAACATCAGCGATCTTTTTTAACATTGCTTGGGTATTGAAGTGGAAAGATGCTGTTATTCACTATATGGCTAATATGAAAAAATGGTCAAGTGAAGTAAAAAAGCGTCATGAAAATAATTTAAATAATGAGCTTCAATGGGCTCAAAGTCCTTTAGAGGAAGAACGCCCTGAGAGTAGAGTCGGATAAAGAAGAGATGGTTCTTTGAGTTAAGAATATCATAACAAATCATGGTAATGTTATAATATAGTTAGACTTTATAAAAAAGGGTGATGAGTATGCTAAGTGATGAACTAGTTAAAGGGCTTAATGATCAAATGAATTATGAATTTTATGCGGCACATTCTTATTTAGCAATGGCAGCCTATTGCTCTGCAGAAAGTTATGATGGCTTTGCGAATTTCTTCTTAGTTCAAGCTGAAGAGGAACGGTTTCATGCAATGAAGTTCTATAACTTTATCAATGCATTAGGTGAGAGAGCAAAGATTCAAGCACTGCCAGAGCCTAATAATAGCTTTTCTTCTATTCTTGATGCATATGAGAAAGCATTGGTACAAGAGAAAGAAGTTACGAAAAAGATTTATCACTTATCTGACTTGGCTCTTGATGCAAGAGAGCATGCAACCATCAATTTTTTAAAGTGGTTTATCGATGAGCAGGTTGAAGAAGAAGATCTATTTGATAGCATTATTCAGAAGTTAAAACGAATTGAAAATGACAGCAATGCCTTTTTTATGCTTGATGATGAATTTTCTAAACGGTCATTTACACCTGAAGCAGAATAATAAAAAAAGTGGATCATTTGTGAGCAATCTCATAATGGTCCATTTTTTTTTGCTGTGTTATAAAAGGTAATTTTATTGCTAATGTTTAACGAAGCTTAAAGCAACAACCTCCGGAAAGGATTGTTTCATTTGTGCCTAAGGAAAAACAGTTTTTTTAGATAAATAATTAGTGGTGTTCGTTGCATATAGATTCTTAAGAGGGGGGATACGATGAACATTTCACAATTGCCAGCTGATATTATCTCCAGGCATATCGTATCAAATCGTTTAGATGTTTATTATCCACAGCTTCATCGATTGAAAGATTATACAGTACAAATGATGTTGAATGAGCGAATAAAAAAGCAAGTCATGACTATGATGAAAAAGCAGGGTTACAAAGAGAATCCTCAAACAACTATAACCGGAGGATATGAAATTAAGACTAATCAACGAGATATTGTAAGCCTTACCAATAGTCATTATTCTTATTCTGGTGGAGCGCATGGTGTTACCCTCTTAAAGTCTTTGACGATGAATATAAAGAACGGTTTCGTCTATTCATTAAAAGATTTATTTAAGCCAAGTACTGATTATAAGAATAGGCTCAACTTTTTAATAAACGAACAAATTAAAGAACGTGAATTGCCATTAATTGCTCCTTTTGAAGGCGTTTCATCCAACCAATATTATTATATTTCGGATAAAGCGCTTATTATTTACTTTCAACTATATGAATTGCTTCCTTATGCATGGGGATTTCCCTATTTTGTTATATCCGTATATGACATTCAAGACTTATTAATAGAGGATGGTGCACTCGGAAGAATGGTTTATTAACTAAGAGGTTTAGGCGATATAGGGAAAGAGGTCAAACCTTGTTAGGTTTGACCTCTTTCTAACTTTCCGTTAGGAAGCTTTATTTTAAGAATGAACGTAGCATCCAATTATGCTTTTCTAAAGATTGATGAATAGCTAATAGCATGTCCGCTGTTGTTTCGTCGCCTAAAGAATCAGCTGCTTCCATTCCATCTTTTAACTCATCGATAATTGTATTGAAATCTTCTACTAGTTCTCCAACCATAGATTCAGCGTCTTGGCTGCCTGTAGCTTCTTGGATGGATGAAGTTTCTAGAAATTCTTTCATAGTAGCAACAGGATGCCCTTTTAGAGCTAATAATCGTTCCGCTAATTCATCAATATGGGTAGACGCTTCATTGTATAATTCTTCAAATTTGTCATGTAATGTAAAGAATGCCGGCCCTTTGACATACCAATGGTAGTTGTGTAATTTAACAAAAAGTACACTCCAGTTTGCAATTTGCTTGTTTAAGATTGTAGAAACTTTTTCTTGGCTCATATCATAACCTCCTCAAATTCGCTTCACTTTACTTTTACCCATTTCATGAAAATTATAAACCATTTTTTTCATTTTCTTATAATTAAAGTTGGTAAAGTCTGTGAAAATGGCTGAGGTTTCCTTTAAGTGACAATAGTAAAAGTGGAAGTTCCGCCATGAACCTGTGTAAACATATTAGCAGCTGCTTGAAGGAGTTTATTTGCTTCATCTACATTCATCTCTGGTCGTAAATAGAATATATGTACGGCAGAGGTTGTCTGAGTCGTTACTTTTGTTCGATCTGAATCGACAATTGGACTACCGAAGGCCCCTTCGTTGTCAGCAACAATTAGCTTTCCGCTCATATCATTATTTCGACCATTAACACCTAAATAAGAGTCGCTTTCTTTTCCTAATCGTAATGAAATGTTCCCACTAATATGATCGCGATCATAAATCCCCATTGGAATACAATACTGCAAAGAAAAGAATGTATTTAAATCAACGGCAGAATGGACAAGCGGTAAGGAGTTACCTTTTTTAATTCGTCTAAAAAGTGATTCTTGAGAAGGGCGGTATCTCCCTGGATTCATATTAAGCGTTTTGAATATGTTTCTCCATTCTGCAATTCCTTTATAATCAATGAGCTCTTTAGTTTCTAATTCAAATCTTAATGTTTCTTGAAAAAACTGTAAACGTCCTTTTAACATTTGAGGTGAATCACTAATCACGATATGATTGTATAAGATTACTCCTAATTTAAACGTTGGAAGTTTAGAGGAGATGGATTGATCAATAATTACGTTTACCATATATAGGCCTCCTAGCATGTATTGCTTTACATTTTAGCATAAGGGAGGAAAAGGGAGAAGAAAGGTGATTGACCAATGACACTTGCCCAATTAAAGGATGAGCTTATTGCATATAGTAAAACAATAGGAGTCGATAAAATTGGTTTTGCATCTGCAGATCCATTTGCCGAATTAAAAAATCGACTACTAACTCAGCAACAGCTTGGGTATCAATCTGGTTTTGAAGAATCCGATATTGAAAAGAGAGTTTATCCTGAGAAGTTGCTTCAAGGTGCAAGAACCATAATATCGATCGCTCTTGCATATCCATCTAAGATGTCTAACTCACCTAGAAATACGAAAGAAGAACGGAGAGGGATATTCTGTCGTGCCTCGTGGGGAAAAGACTATCACGATATTTTAAGAGATAGATTGAAGAAACTTGAAATTTTTCTCAAGGAACGTGCTCCAGAAGCGAAGACCATTTCAATGGTTGATACAGGAGAGCTTTCAGACCGTGCTGTTGCAGAACGAGCCGGAATTGGCTGGAGTGGCAAGAACTGCGCCACTATAACTCCAGAATTCGGTAGTTATGTTTATTTAGGAGAGTTAGTAACGACTCTTCCCTTTGAACCTGATACACCAATGATAGAACAATGCGGGTCTTGTACGAAATGTATTGATGCTTGTCCAACTGGAGCCCTCGTTCAAGGTGGCCAGTTAGATTCAAATAAATGCATTGCTTTCTTAACACAAACAAAAGATTTTCTTCCAGACCAATATCGAAAAAAGTTAGGAAATCGACTATATGGTTGTGATACATGTCAGCAAGTATGTCCTGAGAATAAAGGAAAAGATTTTCATAACCACCCGGAGATGGAACCAGATCCCGAGATTGCTAAGCCCAAACTAATCCCTCTTCTTACAATAAGTAATCGTGAGTTTAAAGAGAGGTTTGGACACATTTCTGGTTCATGGCGTGGGAAAAAGCCAATTCAAAGAAATGCAATCATTGCCCTTGCTCATTTCAAAGATCAGCAAGCTTTGCCTATTTTAGCGGATCTCCTAAAGAAAGATCCTCGCCCCGTTATAAGAGGAACGGCTGCCTGGGCTATAGGTGTAATAGGGAGCATCGAAGAGAAAAGGCTGCTTGATGAAGTGAAAAACACCGAAAAAGACGATAAAGTGCTACGAGAGATCGATAAAGGACTAAATATAATGGAATATAAGGAATAGTCGTCTAGCACAAAACTGGTTTAATAATGTAAGATGAGGAATAGATTGGACAATCGGAAGGAAGGGATTAGATGACAACGCAAATACCTCATTATGTCACAGAAATGAATAGTCCCCTAGGTGCTCTTACGATCGTTGCAACAGATAAAGGCGTTTGTCATATTCATTTTGGCGAATTAACTAAATGTATGGCAACTTTAAAAGCCTGGCTAACAAAACAAGGCAGAAAAGGCGATCTTATTCCCTGTGAGAATACTTTAAAGCCTATCTGTGAGCAGTTACAACAATACTTCTCAGGTGAGAGAACAAGATTTAGTGTTCCACTTGATTTGTGTGGAACTGAATTCCAAAAGAAAGTTTGGAATACGTTAAGCGAAATTGAATATGGTGAAACGAAATCATACAAAGAAATTGCCCAAAAAGTAGGTGCTCCTAAAGCAGTTCGTGCGATAGGTGGAGCCAATAACCAAAATCCAGTCCCTATTATTATCCCATGTCATCGTGTGATAGGGAGTAACGGAAATATGGTTGGATATGGTGGAGGGCTTGATAAAAAAGAACTTCTGTTAAGTTTAGAAGGTGCAATTGAAAAAATATCGTAAGAAGAGTGAGCGAGTGAGCGCATCACTCCTTTTTTTATTTGTAAGGACTGCTTCTTCTAGAGATATTGTCGTTGATTGATGTAACTCCAGACCCTTTCTCTGCTTAGATTAGGATTACTAAAAATACCTAGGAAAGCATAGGTTTTTTAGTGGAAGGGGAAGTGATCTATGAAGAAAAACATAGTAAAACAATTACATGATCTTATTGAGAAACGAAATAGACAATATGTTGAAGAAAGCAGAGACGAAAAGGATGAAGTGGTTGAACGAAAAATTAGAATGCATAGGAAGAGAGGAGCTGAAATTGTTAAAGCGCGTGTAGAAGGAGATATTTTACGTAGTTCACGTATAGGCGATGAGCTTGTAGTCGATTATGGTCTACACTCTGAGTTTCTTATACAATTACATGATCAGTTGTACATTGAAGAACTAAGAGAAGGGAGGAGAGCTTCTTTTAAGAATGATGAACTAACATTGGATCAAGCTCATCACCATTATGAGGAAGAGAAACAAGCGTTAAAGTCACCAAGACAAAATATAGAGCACCGAAGTCAAGCTCTAAGAGCTTATAATCGAAGAGACGCGGTTAGATATGCAGAGCGTTGGTGGGATGATTATAATCCAGAATATAGGAAATTCACCGATAACTGTACCAATTTTATTTCTCAGTGTCTAAGTGCGGGTGGTGCGCAAATGGCTTGGCACTCAGATAGAGCAAAGGGTTGGTGGTATAGTGGTGACAATTGGAGTTTAAGTTGGGCAGTGGCTCATTCGTTTAGATGGTATTTAAGTGGTGCGAAAACTGGTTTCCGCGGTGAGGAAAGACAAAGTGCCTTGGAACTTGTACCAGGAGATATTATTTGCTATGACTTTGATGGTGATGGACGTTGGCAACATACAACCATCGTAGTCGCTAAAGATGCAAACGGGGAGCCGTTAGTGAATGCACAAACGGCTAATAGTAGAATGCGCTATTGGAAATATGAAGATTCAACAGCTTGGACCCCGAATATCAAATATAAGTTCTTTCATATAATAAATTAAAAATGAGGAATGCTTTAATAAAGTTTGTCATGAAATGCTTAAGAGAGCAATTTATGTGAACGAGCTGAATTAGAGCATTCCTTCTTTACGTTTCTTCTTTTCCTAAGAGGTGTTATAATGGATTTTGTCGTATTATAGGTAGGATGTAATAGCAAGAACAAAGTATGAGAGAAATTGAGGTGTATGCACGTGGGTTTACATATCGTGCTTTATCAACCAGAAATTCCAGCGAATACAGGAAATATCGCTCGAACATGTGCGGGGACTAATACAACTTTGCACTTAATTCGTCCTCTAGGCTTTTCTACTGATGATAAAATGTTAAAGCGAGCTGGTTGTGATTATTGGCCAAGTGTTACTATTAAGTATTATGACTCAATGGACGAGCTTTTCACATCATATCCAAATGGTGAGTTTTATTTTATTGAAACGTTTGGAACAAAGAACTATAGTGAATTTGATTATTCTAACAATGATCTAGATCATTTCTTTGTATTTGGGAAAGAAACAACTGGAATACCAAAGGAGATTGTTGAAAAGCGGATTGATCGTTGTTTTCGGATTCCTCAAACAGATAAGATTCGCTCATTGAATTTATCTAATACAGCAGCAATCGTCATTTATGAAGCGATTCGCCAACAAGGCTTTCAAAATTTATCATAATGTAAAAATCGACCAGACTCATAAGAGCTTGGTCGATTTTCAAAAAAATAAAGAGGTTGTTAGTTCTTGTGCGGATTGTCTTCATAGCCTGCAGTGAAAATAGCAGTCAAGAAAACAATACTAACACCAAGGATGAGTAATGTACCCATTTAAATTCCTCCTTGTCACAAATCATAAATTTATTATAAAGCAATTCTCTTCAGAAAGAAATGGGAAGAAGAGATTTGTATCTGATTAGTCATATTTCCACTGTGAAGGAGTTCGCTTCTAGTAATAAGTAGATAGGAGAAATATCTATGTCAAATCGCTATATCACAAGCCATTTTCCTCTAATATCTATTCTTCTCTATAGTTTGGCGTTTGCTATTTTTTCTCAAGGATTTATTTTAACACAATTGGTCGACCTAGGGATCTACAATGGAATGCTTGAATTTATTTCAGAGAGTGGCATAAAAATAACAATACTTTTTTTAATGCAATTATTTTTCTTTATGGTGTTTTCAGCGTTAAAATTAATTGCCGATACAATGATTGAGCTATCAATGCTCTTTTTTTCAAAGGATGAAGAAGGCAATGAATTAAATAAAGTGAGAGCAGGATCATGGATCTTTCTCGCCTCAAGTATTATTGCTCTTTTTCTTGCCCAGTATCTCTTGGTGCTAGTCGTTGTGTTTGTTATAGCGACCTTGGCGTACTTTATCTTCCTTGTATATAAGATCAGCGATACTTTGACTTTAGCTGGTTTAATAGGGTTTATCTTCTTTCAAATCATCTTTTGGAGCGTTTTTATCTTAGCTATTGTTCTTGCGATGGTAAAACTTTATAACAGCTTTATGGCTAGTTTGCCATTTTAGCTAACGTGATCAGGATGAAACCATTGGTTTCATCCTTTTTGAATATACAAATGATACATTCTTATTCTAAAGCCTTTTTTTGAAAGTTTGAGGACAAGCGCCAATTCAAAGTACATGCAATTATCATATCTTACTATTAAACGACAAATAGGGAGTGATAGTAGAATGGGAAAAAAGAAACACCATAAAAAAAAGGTAAAGGATCTTGGGAATATTAGTATAAATCAAGTTGTTAAAGTAAATTGTGGATGTAGTTCGAGAAAGAAAGTTGAAACGAAAGACAAAGAAGACAAAAGAGGAAAAGTTTGTAAGTGTAGTGGCTTTGTAAATGGAGAGTTTATCGTTGCTAATATATGTCCTGGTTGTAAACTTGATGGGAGTTTTGTTACGTTCACGTTTGACGAAGTTAACTTTACAGCTACAAGCATAAGTAAACCGGAATGTTTTACAATACAAAATGAAACCTATTTATCTACTTCTGGATTAGGAGTAGTTCAATTCAACGGAGAAATGTTTGACGTATTTTATACTTTTTCATTATCAGACTTACCCTCTGAGCCGGAAATAGCTTCTCTAATACTGACAGGTACGGATTCAACAGGCAATACTTTTCTCTTTGGGATCTTAGAAGAGATCTTTGGTGATGATTTATTGAATGTGACTCCTTGCCATGGTTCTAATTGCTCTTCTAAACATAGTCGTCCATCACACTATAAAATGACAAGAAGCTTTAAAAGAAATACAACAAATAAACCATGCGCGAGAATGGTTATTAGTCAGGGTGGGCAAATTGAAGAGTTTGATTTAACGAAATAGACAAAAGGCAAGCCGGCGAAAAGGCTTGCCTTTTGAATTAAATACCTAGTTCATTAACTCTCTCCAAATTTCCAAATGTGGGGCTCGATCAGAAATATGAGCAATACTCGACCATTTATCTTTTCCGACCCAAACGCCGGTTGTGTATTGATCGGTTAGGCCAACAAACCATAGATCAAAGTAATCGCTTGAAGTACCTGTTTTTCCACCTGAATAAGGTGTGTTGACTTGAGCCCTTCTAGCAGTACCAGTTGTCATAACTTCAGCTAATAACTTTCTCATTTTGTCATTTGTTTGTTTACTCCATACCTCTATTTCTTTTTGGTCCCAACTATAAAGCAGATTTCCTTCTTTGTCCGTTACTTGTTTGATTCCATATGCTTTGTGGTAGGAACCCTCATGGGCGAAAGTGGTATAAGCTCTTGTAAGTTCTAGAGGGGTTACTCCATACGTAAAGCCTCCTAATCCAGAAGCGAGTCGGTGTTCATCAGAATCAACTTTTGCGAAAGCAAACGGTTCTAGATAGGAAAAAGCAGTGTCAATTCCAACTCTGTCCATAATACGAACAGCAGGGGTGTTATAGGAATGTTTTAGAGCGGTTGAAAGTGGGACCACTCCGTATTGACCGCCTCCATAATTTTGTGGACAGTACGGTTTACCGTTCTCTTCTATACATAAGTTATCTGCATTGATCGTACTTTGAATAGGAACTTGATATTCTTCTAAATATGGTGCATACACAAGCAATGGTTTAATTGCAGAAGCGGGTTGCCGATACATTTGAAATCCGCGATGGAAATCAAATTTTTGATACTCTTTTCCTCCTGTTAAGGCAATGAGTTCATTCGTTTGATGATCAATGACTACAGCAGAAGATTGAATATCATGCTCTGGTACGTGACGATGAATGGCTTTAATAGCTAAGTTTTGAACAAATGGGTCCAGTGTTGTTTCGATGTGGATACCTTGTTGAAGTAGATCCTGGACACGTTCATTCAACGATTGCTCAATAAGACGTTTTTCATCGTCTGAATTTGTGCTGTTGAACTTGTGATTGAACCCTTCGCTTTCGCCAATTAAGTCAATAAATTCTTGATGAATGTATGTGACATAATCAGAATGTAAATCAATTTTTTGTCTGACAGTCAAAGTAACATTTTCCATAAGAGCTGCTTCGTATTGTTCTTCTGAAATAAAGGTTAACTCTAACATTTTTTGTAAGATCCAAGCTTGTCTTAAAGAAGTACGATCACTATGCTTAATTGGGTCATAATGGCTTGGGTTGTTAGGAACAGCACTTAAAAATGCAGCTTCAGCAAGTGTTAAACGTTCACTTGGTTTGTTAAAATAATATCTACTAGCAGCTTCAATGCCATAAACCCCATTACTGAAATAAACGGAATTTAAATAAAGCTCTATAATCTCTTGTTTTGAGTAATTTTTTTCAATTTCATGAGCGTATAGAATTTCACTCATTTTGCGGTTATAGGATTGTTCATGGGTAAGAAAAAGATTACGTGCAAGTTGCTGGGTCATCGTACTAGCGCCTTCTTCAATATTTTCATGTTTAGCATTAGAAGCAATTGCTCTTACAATGGCTATAGCATCATATCCTTTATGTTCAAAGAAGCGTTGATCTTCCGTAGCGATGAAGGCATCAATGACTAATGCCGGAAGTTCATCATAAGGCAGATACACTCGATTTTCGTCTCGGAAAATTTCGCTAATTACATCTCCATTACGATCTAGCATGAGACTGTTGCTTGAAAGAGTAATGTCTCTTACATTAACATGGTCATCTATAACATCTGATAAAGTTCTGATGTTTTTTACCTCTGCACTTACTTCGATAATTAAAAAGATATAAACTACAAATATAAGGCCAATAATTGTCCAACCTGTTGAAGATTTCATCATTTCACACACTCTTTTCGACATTTACTACACGTATTGTACCATTAAAAAATTTTTTTAGGTTATGGAAACAGTAAGGAAAGTCAAATTGTGAGGAAGAAATCAAAAAGTGATGCATGTTCACTTTCCTTTTTGCATATGGTTTATTAATCTCGCTCTTGACCACGAGGATGGAGGTACCTTACATGACTATATTAAAAAAGATTGAGCATTTCAGAGAAGAAGAGGAACGTTTAAAGTGGGAAGGAACATTTGCTGACTATTTAGACCTGTTGAAGGAGAAGCCGTGGGTTGCCCAAACTGCTCACTCCCGTGTTTATAATATGATTAAAGATGCTGGAGTTGAAGAAGTAAACGGTAAAAAAGAGTATACGTTTTTTAAAGATCAACTTTATGGTGTGGAAGAGTCGCTTGAGAAGCTAGTAGAGGAATATTTCCACTCTGCAGCAAAGAGATTGGATGTAAGAAAACGGATCTTATTATTAATGGGACCCGTTAGTGGTGGTAAATCAACACTTGTCACAATGTTAAAACGTGGGCTAGAGCAGTATTCAAGAACAGAAAATGGGGCTGTTTTTGCCATTAAAGGCTGCCCAATGCATGAAGACCCTCTTCACTTAATACCGAACCACCTTCGCAAAGATTTCTATGAAGAGTATGGAATTAAGATTGAAGGTAATCTATCACCGTTAAATATGATGCGGGTAGAAGAGGAATATGGTGGAAGAATTGAAGATGTTATCGTTGAGCGAATTTTCTTTTCTGAAGATAAGCGCACGGGGATTGGAACGTTTAGTCCTTCTGATCCGAAGTCTCAAGATATTGCCGATTTAACTGGAAGTATTGACTTTTCGACAATTGCTGAGTATGGTTCTGAGTCAGATCCAAGAGCGTATCGATTTGATGGTGAGTTAAATAAGGCGAATAGAGGGATGATGGAGTTTCAGGAAATGTTAAAGTGTGATGAAAAGTTCCTTTGGCATTTACTCTCGCTTACACAGGAAGGGAATTTTAAAGCGGGCCGTTTTGCTTTAATTAGTGCAGATGAGTTAATTGTCGCTCATACGAATGAATCAGAGTATAAATCTTTTATTGCTAATAAGAAAAATGAAGCTTTACATTCACGGATTATAGTGATGAAAGTCCCTTATAATTTGAAGGTTAGTGAAGAAGAAAGAATTTATAAGAAGATGATTGAAGAGAGTGATCTAGCTCATGTTCATATTGCTCCACATGCTTTAAAGGTTGCCGCCATCTTTACCATTTTAACAAGATTAAAAGAACCGAAGAAACAAGGAATTGATCTTTTAAAGAAAATGCGTCTTTACAATGGCGAAAGTGTAGAAGGCTTTAACTCACAAGATTTAGCTGAATTAAAGGTTGAAGATCCGGATGAAGGAATGAGTGGAATTGACCCACGTTACGTGATTAACCGTATTTCTTCAGCGATTATTAGAAAGCAGCTCACGTCTATCAATGCACTTGATGTGCTTCGGTCTATTAAAGAAGGATTAAGTGAACATGCTTCTATTACGAAAGAAGATCGTGAGCGTTATATGGACTTTATTGCAGTTGCAAGAAAAGAATATGATACGATTGCTAAGAAAGAAGTACAGAAAGCTTTTGTCTACTCTTATGATGAGTCTGCTAAAACATTGATGGATAACTATCTTGATAATGTTGAAGCTTATTGTAATAAGAATAAGCTTCGTGATCCTCTAACGGGTGAAGAGATGACTCCAGATGAAAAACTAATGCGTTCAATTGAAGAACAAATTGGTATTTCTGAAAATGCTAAGAAGGCTTTTCGTGAAGAGATCTTAATTCGTATTTCGGCTTATGCAAGAAAAGGAAAGAAATTTGATTACAATTCGCATGAGAGGTTAAGGGAAGCGATTCAGAAGAAACTATTTGCGGATCTAAAAGATATCGTGAAAATCACTACTTCAACAAAGACTCCTGATGAGTCACAGTTAAAGAAAGTCAATGAAGTTATTGCGAGATTAATTGATGAACATGGGTATAACTCAACATCTGCTAATGAGCTTCTTCGTTATGTTGGAAGTCTACTAAATAGGTAAACGAAAACAGACAGTTTCAAAAGTCTGTTCGGGAGCGTCTCAAATGGTCAATATCAGACCTTTGAGACGCTCCCTTTATTTAAGTGCCATGACTAATGGAAACATGTTACAATGATTGAAAGATAGAAGTGTCTCTTATTGATG
Proteins encoded:
- a CDS encoding Dps family protein, with product MSQEKVSTILNKQIANWSVLFVKLHNYHWYVKGPAFFTLHDKFEELYNEASTHIDELAERLLALKGHPVATMKEFLETSSIQEATGSQDAESMVGELVEDFNTIIDELKDGMEAADSLGDETTADMLLAIHQSLEKHNWMLRSFLK
- a CDS encoding B3/B4 domain-containing protein, with product MVNVIIDQSISSKLPTFKLGVILYNHIVISDSPQMLKGRLQFFQETLRFELETKELIDYKGIAEWRNIFKTLNMNPGRYRPSQESLFRRIKKGNSLPLVHSAVDLNTFFSLQYCIPMGIYDRDHISGNISLRLGKESDSYLGVNGRNNDMSGKLIVADNEGAFGSPIVDSDRTKVTTQTTSAVHIFYLRPEMNVDEANKLLQAAANMFTQVHGGTSTFTIVT
- a CDS encoding DUF5366 family protein is translated as MSNRYITSHFPLISILLYSLAFAIFSQGFILTQLVDLGIYNGMLEFISESGIKITILFLMQLFFFMVFSALKLIADTMIELSMLFFSKDEEGNELNKVRAGSWIFLASSIIALFLAQYLLVLVVVFVIATLAYFIFLVYKISDTLTLAGLIGFIFFQIIFWSVFILAIVLAMVKLYNSFMASLPF
- a CDS encoding amidase domain-containing protein, with protein sequence MKKNIVKQLHDLIEKRNRQYVEESRDEKDEVVERKIRMHRKRGAEIVKARVEGDILRSSRIGDELVVDYGLHSEFLIQLHDQLYIEELREGRRASFKNDELTLDQAHHHYEEEKQALKSPRQNIEHRSQALRAYNRRDAVRYAERWWDDYNPEYRKFTDNCTNFISQCLSAGGAQMAWHSDRAKGWWYSGDNWSLSWAVAHSFRWYLSGAKTGFRGEERQSALELVPGDIICYDFDGDGRWQHTTIVVAKDANGEPLVNAQTANSRMRYWKYEDSTAWTPNIKYKFFHIIN
- the queG gene encoding tRNA epoxyqueuosine(34) reductase QueG → MTLAQLKDELIAYSKTIGVDKIGFASADPFAELKNRLLTQQQLGYQSGFEESDIEKRVYPEKLLQGARTIISIALAYPSKMSNSPRNTKEERRGIFCRASWGKDYHDILRDRLKKLEIFLKERAPEAKTISMVDTGELSDRAVAERAGIGWSGKNCATITPEFGSYVYLGELVTTLPFEPDTPMIEQCGSCTKCIDACPTGALVQGGQLDSNKCIAFLTQTKDFLPDQYRKKLGNRLYGCDTCQQVCPENKGKDFHNHPEMEPDPEIAKPKLIPLLTISNREFKERFGHISGSWRGKKPIQRNAIIALAHFKDQQALPILADLLKKDPRPVIRGTAAWAIGVIGSIEEKRLLDEVKNTEKDDKVLREIDKGLNIMEYKE
- a CDS encoding ferritin → MLSDELVKGLNDQMNYEFYAAHSYLAMAAYCSAESYDGFANFFLVQAEEERFHAMKFYNFINALGERAKIQALPEPNNSFSSILDAYEKALVQEKEVTKKIYHLSDLALDAREHATINFLKWFIDEQVEEEDLFDSIIQKLKRIENDSNAFFMLDDEFSKRSFTPEAE
- a CDS encoding transglycosylase domain-containing protein, which gives rise to MMKSSTGWTIIGLIFVVYIFLIIEVSAEVKNIRTLSDVIDDHVNVRDITLSSNSLMLDRNGDVISEIFRDENRVYLPYDELPALVIDAFIATEDQRFFEHKGYDAIAIVRAIASNAKHENIEEGASTMTQQLARNLFLTHEQSYNRKMSEILYAHEIEKNYSKQEIIELYLNSVYFSNGVYGIEAASRYYFNKPSERLTLAEAAFLSAVPNNPSHYDPIKHSDRTSLRQAWILQKMLELTFISEEQYEAALMENVTLTVRQKIDLHSDYVTYIHQEFIDLIGESEGFNHKFNSTNSDDEKRLIEQSLNERVQDLLQQGIHIETTLDPFVQNLAIKAIHRHVPEHDIQSSAVVIDHQTNELIALTGGKEYQKFDFHRGFQMYRQPASAIKPLLVYAPYLEEYQVPIQSTINADNLCIEENGKPYCPQNYGGGQYGVVPLSTALKHSYNTPAVRIMDRVGIDTAFSYLEPFAFAKVDSDEHRLASGLGGFTYGVTPLELTRAYTTFAHEGSYHKAYGIKQVTDKEGNLLYSWDQKEIEVWSKQTNDKMRKLLAEVMTTGTARRAQVNTPYSGGKTGTSSDYFDLWFVGLTDQYTTGVWVGKDKWSSIAHISDRAPHLEIWRELMN
- the trmL gene encoding tRNA (uridine(34)/cytosine(34)/5-carboxymethylaminomethyluridine(34)-2'-O)-methyltransferase TrmL, giving the protein MGLHIVLYQPEIPANTGNIARTCAGTNTTLHLIRPLGFSTDDKMLKRAGCDYWPSVTIKYYDSMDELFTSYPNGEFYFIETFGTKNYSEFDYSNNDLDHFFVFGKETTGIPKEIVEKRIDRCFRIPQTDKIRSLNLSNTAAIVIYEAIRQQGFQNLS
- a CDS encoding methylated-DNA--[protein]-cysteine S-methyltransferase, which produces MTTQIPHYVTEMNSPLGALTIVATDKGVCHIHFGELTKCMATLKAWLTKQGRKGDLIPCENTLKPICEQLQQYFSGERTRFSVPLDLCGTEFQKKVWNTLSEIEYGETKSYKEIAQKVGAPKAVRAIGGANNQNPVPIIIPCHRVIGSNGNMVGYGGGLDKKELLLSLEGAIEKIS
- a CDS encoding DUF3298 and DUF4163 domain-containing protein, translating into MNISQLPADIISRHIVSNRLDVYYPQLHRLKDYTVQMMLNERIKKQVMTMMKKQGYKENPQTTITGGYEIKTNQRDIVSLTNSHYSYSGGAHGVTLLKSLTMNIKNGFVYSLKDLFKPSTDYKNRLNFLINEQIKERELPLIAPFEGVSSNQYYYISDKALIIYFQLYELLPYAWGFPYFVISVYDIQDLLIEDGALGRMVY